One stretch of Nicotiana tabacum cultivar K326 chromosome 18, ASM71507v2, whole genome shotgun sequence DNA includes these proteins:
- the LOC142172547 gene encoding uncharacterized protein LOC142172547: protein MYILAATDYFYRWAEAVPLKEVKKEIVADFIKSNIIFRYDIPRYIIIDNGTPFDNKLVRSLCDKFDFMQHKSSMYNAPTNSLAEAFNKTIGNILKKVVAKNKRD, encoded by the coding sequence ATGTACATATTGGCTGCCACAGACTACTTCTATAGATGGGCCGAAGCTGTTCCACTCaaggaagtaaaaaaggaaaTTGTTGCCGATTTTATCAAGTCAAACATAATTTTTAGGTACGATATACCAAGATACATAATCATTGATAATGGAACACCATTTGACAACAAGCTCGTAAGGAGTCTATGCGATAAATTCGATTTCATGCAACATAAGTCTTCAATGTATAATGCACCCACCAATAGCCTTGCTGAAGCTTTTAACAAGACGATTGGTAAcattttgaagaaagttgttgcaAAGAACAAGAGAGACTAG
- the LOC142172548 gene encoding uncharacterized protein LOC142172548, with product MFKRLICGNFHHHLKDNDIDETNLLSPCSTTKKTKRKFFSRTKKKINPYANRGLDKFSALLADLEEKKQKIYTQMGLDDDISLVRFVFSNSNECKTIVIVKQKQTPNDTQKTHNNSKEIITRDASISANEDQEPKAESKRTLPQYNYLLMTTILILILLAIYGRSFAIFCTSIGWYLVPSFRGISRSNHNFKTKKEGGI from the coding sequence ATGTTCAAACGGTTAATCTGTGGAAATTTCCATCATCATCTCAAAGACAATGATATTGATGAAACTAATTTGTTGAGTCCTTGCTCAACTACCAAAAAAACCAAGAGGAAGTTCTTTTCAAGAACCAAAAAAAAGATAAACCCATATGCAAACAGGGGCCTTGATAAGTTTTCTGCACTTTTGGCTGATCTGgaggaaaagaaacaaaagatttaCACCCAAATGGGCTTGGACGATGATATCTCTTTGGTTCGTTTTGTTTTTTCTAATTCGAATGAATGCAAGACCATTGTCATTGTCAAGCAAAAACAAACCCCAAATGATACTCAAAAGACACACAACAATTCAAAGGAAATTATCACTCGTGACGCCTCCATCTCAGCAAATGAAGATCAAGAACCTAAAGCAGAATCCAAGAGAACGTTGCCTCAATATAATTACTTGCTAATGACAACgatattgatattgattttgttAGCTATTTATGGAAGGTCTTTTGCAATATTTTGTACTTCAATTGGGTGGTACTTAGTTCCCTCCTTTAGAGGGATCTCAAGGTCAAACCACAACTTTAAGACCAAAAAGGAAGGAGGAATATGA